The region ACTGCCCGCTCAGGTCGATGGCGGCGGCCTCTGGCGTGATCACGCCCACGTACCTAATGGTAGAGGCGGAAAAGCCATCCTGGTTAACAGCGGTATAGGTCAGGACGTAAACGCCCGGCACGCTCGTGTCCACCGTTCCCGAGGTTGTGTAATCGATGGCGGTCTCGCCTTCAAAAGCTTCTATTCCAGGATCTGTGAAGGTCTCCCCTACCTGTAACACTTCCCACTGTTCCCCGATCAGCGATACAACCGGGTAGGTGGTAACGAACGAGATATCTGCCGTCTCATCATCTTTCTCGCAGCCAGACAAAAGAAGCGCGGAGGCAGAAAGTATGGCTATCATGAAGAGTTTAGTTAGAATTTTCATCTTTCTTGAGTTATAGGTTCTACATTAATCCTTCACGTCCCACCATACAGGCTCGTTTATCTCGATCAAGCCAGGGTAATTCTGGTTCCGGATCGCTTCCGTGTTAGGGTACACCAGGCGCTTGGGGATCAGGTCCGCGCCCAGCGTGGAGGCAGCCGATGGCTCTATAAAGCTGGGGTAACCGGTTCTTCTATACTCTGTCCACGACTCAAAGCCCTGCACTCCATTAAAAGACACCCATTTCTGCGTGAGGATCTGCTCGACCTGCGCCTCCACGTCCCCTCCTACGGGGTAGGCTACCTCGGGCTGCTGCAGCAGTTGGTCTACCAGTGCCACATCCTCGCCCAGGTAATCAAATGAGGCCCTGATGCCCTGTGCATACAGCTCGCTGGCCTCGCCGCCTGCCCCTCCTGTCCAGCCGCGGGCCACTGCCTCCGCCTGCAGGAAGAAACTTTCGGCCGCCGAGATAAAAGGAACCGCTGTGGCCGGGCTTGCTACGGCAGGCCCCGGCTTGGATACCGTATTGGACTGATCGCCCGTCCTCTCAGGGGTACACTCTACTCCCTGGTCCACCCCCACGAAGTTGCCGGCTGCCGCGCCCGTTTGTGCCGGGGCATAAAACTCGTTAATGCGCGGGTCGTTTGTCTCCTGCAGGTAATTGAGGGAGGTGTTGCTGGCTACCACGTCCACGCCGCCCCTAAACACCACCTGGGTCTGGTAGAAGGGGTTGCGGTTCTGGGTCTGGTCGGCAAACTCCACATCGCCTGTCTCTCCCATCTGGAGAAACTCCGCGCCGCTGGCGTACAAGGCTTGTATGCCGCTCTGGGCAACGTCGGGTCTCACGTAGGCCTGACGCAGGTATATCTTGAGCTTCAGCGTATTGGCAAACCTGCGCCACAGGTCCATGTCTCCCCCATACACCAGGTCCGCATTTCCGACCTCGCTGGCGCTTCCCTCATCTATCAGCATCATGGCCGAGTCGAGTTGGACGACAAGCAGGTCGTATATCTCCTGCTGCGACTGGTACTCCGGATTGGAATTCTCCAGGCCTCCCAGCGCAGTTGTGTAAGGCACATCGCCCCAGGCATCCGTAATAACCTGCATGGTGTACACCTCCATGATCCGCCCGATCGCCGCCGCACTCAGGTCGCCATCCTCCTGGGCCTGTTCGCTCACAAACCGGAAGTCCTGCAGGGCGCCCGCGTACAGCTCGCCCCACACGCGGGCATCGTAATCGGAAGAGGTGATCTGATAGAGCTCCAGGTCGCAGTACTGGTTGGCGGCGCCGGCCTGGGTCCAGTGCTGGGCGAAGAAATTGCCCAGGAACTGAAACTGGTTGCCCAGCACATAGGCCAGCTCGCCCTGTGCCGCCGGCAAGGTTAGCGCCGGCGTGGAAGTAGGCGGGTTGTTGGGGTCCACGTTGATATCGAGGTAGTCATCGCAAGCTGTAGAGCCGAGAGAGAGGGCAAAGAGTACAGCAAGCACTTTTATAGATAGCTTTTTCATGGTTTTCTCGTCTTCGGTTCGTTAGAAAGTAACCCTGAGGTTGGCCCCCCAGGAGCGGGTGCTTGGGTAGCTGCTGAACTCATAGCCCTGCAGGTTGCCGTTGCCAAAGCTGTTCACTTCCGGGTCGATGTAGGTGTTCTCGTCCGGAGTCCACAGCACCAGGTTACGGCCAGAGAGGCCCACTTCTATGTTGCCAAAGAAAGTCTTCTCTGTGATGGTAGTGGGCAGTTGGTAAGAAATGCTTACCTCCCTGAGCTTGGTAAAGGAGGCGTCTATGATGTTGGTGCCCTCAGGCAGGTTGCCCCAATATTCGTACAGGTTGGTGTTAGTAAGCGGTGTGGTGTTCTCGATGTACTCATCGCTGGTACCTACCTGCACCACAGAGTTCGGGATAATGAATGGCTGGCGGTCGTTGAAGAGCGTTTCGGGGGCCGTGCCGGCAAAGCGTTGCGTGCCCCTTGTTCTGGAGTAGATCTTGCCGCCTTGGCGCGTATCGAACACCACCGACATGCGCAGGCCTTTGTACTTGATCGTGTTCACCAGGCCCGCTTGCCAATCCGGCTGAATAGTGCCCTGGTAGGTCTGCTCCGTAGACAGGCGTGGCCGGCCGGTAGAGGCGTTCACCACGATACGGCCCTGCGGGTCGCGCAGGTAGTCCTCTGCCAGGAACGTTCCGTAGGGCCGCCCCTCTGAGATGACGAGTGCCGCCGAGGCCAAACCACCCAGCGAGATCTCGTTATCCCCGGCGACATCCTCCACCGTGTTCTCATTTTTGGTAAAGTTCACGCTGATGTCCCAACTGAAGTCGCCTACCTCAATGGGGATACCTCCCACCAGCAGCTCAATCCCCTCGTTCCGGATGGTGGCCGCGTTGAGAAAGGCGGAGCCGAAGCCCGTGGCAAAGGAGAGCGGCACGTTGATGATCTGGTCAGTGGACTTAGAGTTGTAGTAGGCCGCATCCAGGCGCAGGCGCTCGTTGAAGAAGCGCATGTCGGCTCCCACCTCCCAGGAACTCGTGTTCTCCGGCTCCAGGTTCTCGTTACCGATCACGTTGCTTACCTCAAAGCCAGGCAGGCCGGCAAAGGGGAAGTTCAGATCAGTGCCGGCAAAGCCATCGCTGATGTTACCGGAGACAAACACAGACCGCGTGCTGTAAGGCAGCGCGTCGTTGCCCACGTTGGCGTAGTTCGCCCGGATCTTGGCAAAGTTGATCGGGGTGGTCTCTGCCAGGCCAAAGGCCTCGGCCGCGTCGAATGCCAGGTTCACCGATGGGTAGAAGAAGCTGTTGTCAGCAATAGGCAAAGTAGAGGACCAGTCGTTACGGCCGGTAACCTCGAGCCACAGAAAGTTCCTGTAGCCCACCTTTGCCGACCCGTATATCCCCACCAGCCTTCGCTTATCCCTGAAACTGGTGGTGAGCGGCGTACCGATGATGTTGCTCAGCGACCTGAACTCGTTGTTGGCCAGCGCGTCGGCAATGGCTGTCAGGTCATCATTCTCCCGCTGATTGATGTTGTTGCCTATTAAAAGATCCAGCGTCAGCAGCTCCGACAGGTCCCTGTTGTAGGATAGGATCAGGTCGGAGTTAACCTCCCTGTAATAAATCTGGCGCTCCAGGTACATGCCGTTGTCGTTGTTGGCAGCATTCTGCCCCTCCACATCCCGGATCGCCATAAATTGCTTGCGTCGGTCGGTGTAGAAGTCCGTGCCAATGCGGTAGGTCAGATTCAGCCCTTCCATAATATCATACCCTATGGTGATATTACCGAACAGGCGGTCCACCTCATTTTCATAGGTCTGGTTCCTCAGCGACCAGTAGGGGTTGATCGTGTAAGGGGAGTAGAAACCCGCCTCGTCATTAAAAGGACTTTCCAGGTCTTCCAGCTCCCGGACAGGAATGTCGCGCGGCGTCTGGATGATCTGGTTGAAAACCGAGTTGCCCTGCCCTGTCAGGGCAAAGTCGCCGCCCGACTTGGTATAGGTCAGGGAGGCTGTGGAGTTGAACCTGTTGAGAAGCTTCGTGGTACCCTTGAGGGCAAGCGAGTGGCGGCTGTACTCTGTTGTGGGCACTACACCCTCCTGCTGTGTATTGGAATAAGAGGCGTAGTAGGTAGCGTTATCGGCGGCGCCGGACAGCGACACGGTGTTGGTCCAGTTATAGCCGTATTCGAAGAACTCTTTGATGTTGTCCTCCAGGGCAACGTATGGCTTTACACGCTGCTGGTTATCTATTACCTGGCCCCATGGCAGCAGCTCGCCCGTAAAGATAGGCCCCCAGCTGGTGTTCTCCAGCAGGTCCGGCTCTCCAAAGAAGCCCTGTCCGTAGCGGTTCTGCAGCTCTGGGTAGCGCAGAATATCCTCAAACATATAAGAAGTCAAGAAGGTGATCTCGGCCTTCTTGGTGGCCCCTCGGCCTGACTTGGTCGTGATCATGATCACCCCGTTGGCGGCGCGGGCACCGTAAAGCGCCGCTGCTGCCGGGCCTTTCAGGATGTTGATGGACTCGATGTCGTCGGGGTTTATATCGTTGGCGCGGTTGCCCACGTCCACCCCGGCGTTCAGGTCGTCTCCTGTTCCGGCACTGCCGTTATCGATCGGGATGCCGTCTATCACAAACAACGCCTGGTTACTTTGGGAGATGGATTTAGCACCACGGATAACCACGCGGGTAGAGGCACCCGGCCCGCCGCCCTGGCTCTGTATGTTCACACCGGCTACTTTCCCCTGCAGGGCGTTGGCAACGCTGCGCTCCCGGCCCTGAGTTAGCTGTTCAGAGCCTACCTGCTGCGTGGCATACCCTAAGGTCCTTTCCTCTTCCTCACGACCCAGGGCGGTTACAACCACCTCCTGCAGCTGCTCTGAGTCTAAGCCCATGGCCACGTTTATGGTGGAGGCATTGCCTATCTGCCTTTCCACCTGGGAGTAGCCCAAAAAGCGAAATACCAGCGTAGTTGCATCCGCTGGCACATTGAGCGAATACTCGCCATTGGCGCCGGTTGTAGTACCGACAGTAGTGCCCTGTACAATTACCGCCACACCTGGCAACGCCTGCCCAGACTCCTGGTCCGTTACCTGCCCCGACACCGTTCTGGCTCCTTGCGAATAGCCTGACAGGGGCAGAAGCAACACCAGCATCAGACTAAGTAGTAGAACCTTTTTCATAAGCACGTTTTTAGCTGTTGAACAATCTGTTACAGCTTAATTCTACGTACTACACCTCGGGGAACTCCATCTCAATAATACAATTTTACAATAAAGTAGTACCAATACACCTTAAATGAATGTTAACACACAGAATTCTTTAGGCACGATTAAATAGAAGTACTTAAAGGTTGCATTGACATAATACATCATTTAAGGCGCTGCTTCCGTACACTGGTAAATCATCAAAAATCACTATAACTCAATATCTTATACTTTAAATAGTATTCTATAGCGGTACTACAGCAGGTAGCGAACTCCAAACCTGAAGCTATGAGGCAACACCTTACGCTTATACTTTTTGTGGTATTTATACTTTGGGAAGCTGGGGCACAGGCGCAACAACTGTGCAATTTCGGGGCACGCGCGGCTGGCATGGGCAACGCTTCGGTAACGGTGTCGGATGTGTGGGCAGTGGCCAATAACACGGCGGGTATCGCCAGCATGGCCGTACCGGCCATTGGCGGATACGCGGAGAACAGATTTGGGGAGCGCGCCTTCACCACAGTGGCCCTGCAGGCCGTTCTCCCCACGCAAAAGTATGGCACCTATGGGCTGAGTCTGAGCCGGTTCGGGGATGCGCTCTTTAGCCAGCAGCATGCCGGGTTGGGGGTGGCTCACAAGCTGGGGCAGTTCAGTCTGGGAGCGAAAGCCGATGTGTGGCAGGTAGCCGTGCAGGGGTATGGCAGCCAGAAAACGGTGGCGCTTTCGGCAGGAATGCAGGGCGAGGTGGTGCCCGGGCTATACGTTGGCGCCTTTGCTTATAACCTGAACCAGGCAAGGATGGCCTCTTTCGAGGATGAGCGCCTGCCCACCGTGATGAAAGCCGGTCTCTCCTACCGCCCCACCACCCACCTGCTGTTAGCCGCCGAAACAGAGAAAAGCATAGACCATGACGCTGACTTTAAGGCCGGCGCCGAATACGCGCTGCTGCAGCAGAAGTTTATACTTCGCTCCGGCTTCAGTGCCCTTACCGGCAGCCTCAGTTTCGGCGCGGGTTTCAAAGCGCGGCAACTGCAGGTAGATTACGCCTTCGGTTCCACCACGCCCATCGGCAACAGCCATCACCTTTCGATAGGCTATACTTTTAAGAGGGAGGGGAGATAGCTAGAGAGTTGAGGAGTGAGGGGACTTTATGCTTTATCTGTACAATAGTCCTCTGTCGTGATACGCAATAAGAGCTTATGAGAAAAGGCTTCCTTATACTTTGCTGTGTGCTGCCTTGCCTGCCTCCGCTGCTGGCGCAAGACTACCCGCGCCAGAACATCGACCTGGACCTGCTGGTGCAGGAGCTTTTTGCCGAGCAGGACGATGAGAACATCAGCTACGAAGACCTCTACGAAACGCTTTTCCAGTATTACCAGCGCCCCATCAATTTAAACCGCACCACGCCCGAGGAGTTGGCCTCATTATACTTGCTCTCGCGCCCGCAAATCGTATCATACTTTAACTACCTGCAGGAGAACGGGGAGTTGCTGAGCATTTACGAGCTGCAGGCCATCCCGGGCTTCGACCTGCCCACTATTTACCGCCTGTTGCCCTTCGTGCAGGTGCGTGATGCGGGGCTGCAGGCTGACGCAAGACCGCTGTGGCAGCGCATGGTCGGGGAGGATAATAACGCGCTTATACTTCGCTATGAGCGCACGCTGCAGGAGCGCCGCGGCTATACTTCGGTGGACACCAGCAGCCGCTCCACCACCCGCTACCTGGGCTCGCCGGAGAAATTATACTTGCGCTACCGCATCAGCCACGCCCGCGACTACAGCTTTGGCATCACCGCCGAGAAGGACGCCGGCGAAGCTTTTACCTGGAGCCCCGCCACCCGCCGCTATGGCTTCGACTTTTATACCCTGCACCTGCAGCTCTACAACAAAGGCCGCTTCAAAACCATTGCCTTGGGCGATTACCAGCTGCAGTTCGGGCAGGGGCTGCTGCTGTCTTCAGGCTACAGCGTGGGCAAGGGCGGCGAGACCATTACCACCGTGAGCAGGCCAAACCTGGGTATTCGGCCATACAGTTCCGTGCTGGAGTACGCCTTCATGCGCGGCGGCGCGGTAACCTATTCGTTGGGCAAGGTGGATGTAACAGCCTTCTACTCGAACAAATTGGTAGACGCCAACCTGCAGGCGCAGCCCGACACGCTGGACACGGAACAGCAGTTTTTCACCGGCATCCAGACCACCGGTTTCCACCGCACCCCCACCGAGCTGGCTAACAAAGACGCCGTGCGGGAGCAGGTCTACGGCAGCAGCGCCCAGTACCGGTCCGCAGACAAAACGTTATCTCTAGGCATTACGGCACTGGGTACACAGTATAACTCTGCTATTCGGAAAGCCGGGGCACCTTACCAGCGCTTCGAGTTTGGCGGCACCCACAACTACAACCTGGGCACCAACTACAGCTACACCTGGCAAAATGTATACTTGTTTGGCGAGACAGCCATGAGCAAGAGCGGCGGCCTCGGAAGCATAAATGGGCTGGTGGCTAATTTGTCCAGGCAAGTAGAGATGTCGATGCTGTACCGCTACTACGCCCGCGACTTCCATACGTTTTATGGCAGTGCCTTCGGCGAGGGTACTCGCAACATCAACGAGCAGGGCTTTTACACCGGCATCAAGATAAAGCCGTTTTCCAGGTGGGAAATTACCGCTTACTACGATCGGTTCAGGTTTCCGTGGCTGCGCTACCTGGTGGATGCCCCCTCCCATGGGGAGGAGTATTTGGTGCGGCTATACTTTCGCCCCAACCGCCAGAGCAGCCTTTACGCGCAGATGCGGCACGAAAGCAAGGGCCGCAACCTGAGCGGCAATACCACTGCCATGGACTATGTGGCGCAGGCCGCGCGGCGGAATTACCTGTTATACTTCGAAACCTCGCCCACCCGCACGCTCAACCTGAAAACACGGGTGCAGTTTGGCACCTACGAGCAGGAATCGCCGCAGCAAACGGGCTACTTTGTCTCGCAGGATCTGAATTTTACGTTCGACAGGATCCGCCTCAGCACCCGCTACGCCCTCTTCGACACCGACAGCTATGATACCCGCCAATACGCCTATGAGCGCGACGTGCTTTACGCCTTCTCCATACCTGCCTTCAGCGGCCGCGGCACCAGGTTTTATACCTTGCTGCAGCTGCGCCCGCTCCGCGACCTGGATGTATGGGTAAAGTATGGCCTCACGCATTACCGTGATCAGGAAAGTATAGGCAGCGGTCTGGAGACGATTGAGGGGCCGAGAAGATCGGATGTGAAGGTGCAGGTGCGGTATAAGTTTTAGTTGTTGATTGTTGGTTACTAGTTACGAGCCTTCTGCTCCATGCTAGGCAATTGAGACGCAAGTAGGCGCTTGCGCCAGACGTAAGTATAAACGGAAACAAGTATAACTTGGTGTGATAGTGCTCTTCCCTACTCGTGCAGCTGTCAGGGGGCTTTTAATCTGCTCTCTTAAAAAGCATGTCTCCCCCAGCATCATCGTAAGAGTTCACCAGTCTCAGGCATGTCGAGGCGGTGCTCAGGAACATGATGCTTGTTCCCAGGTGCTCTCCTGTCTTTGCACGTCTAAGTATGATTACTAGCTGCTCATCCACTGTGTTGGTCCCTTCGCCCCAATGCCTTATTTCATATGCCAGCTTCTCAGCGAGGGTATCATTCTCGTAAACACTCAGCGTATCGCGCTCGAATTCATAAACAACAGTCTTGTTCGTTGTCAGTGGATTCTCTGTAACCTTTTCGGCACCTCTGGAACTATAAGTCGTTTCCACCCACTCCCACTTCCCAACAATTGCTGCCTTTGCAGGCGCTTTTGATTTTATAACCTTGTCCATTTCACAACCCTCCCTAGGCTCCTGGTCGAAAGTCTCATCGCGACAGCCGCAGAGCAAGAGGAGCAAACCAACAAAAAGTGACTTGCTGAATTTCATTAGTATAAACTTTTAAAGATGAGACCCTACTACTCTGGAAACAGTTGCATCCTGTAAGTGCAAAAGGTACAAGCGGACGCTTACGCCATGATGAATGTATTAAATTTAAACTACACTTTATACTTCCACAGCCACAGCTTCCTTCTGCTTGAACCAAGCTATCCTTGCTAGCTGCTGTTCATCCACGGCTTTACAACCGACTTGTTTCACCTCTGGCTTTGGAGCTCTCCAGCCCGAGCGGGCTCGTCTTGGGGGTAGGGGCCCTCGATAAGGGCATCGCGCTGTGTTCCCTCCTTGCCTCGCTCTCGCTCGGCATGCCCTTAACGGGCACCGGATCTCACAAGGCGCTCAACCCAAAGGCTGGGATCAGATTCGATAGCCGCTGCTGACGGAGTAGGAACAAAAGTCCCCCTTGGAAGGGGGTAGGGGGATGATAATAGCATACTGAACAATTCCCCTCCTCTGGACTAGCCATAACGCGAGTTTTGAGCTAGCGAGCGTAGCTCTCAGGGGTGGGTTTATACTTGTAGGGGGAATTTATACCTCTCGTAGGAACAGTTCGCAACTAATCCTTGCCGGTAGCTTTTCTGAAAGTATAGGCGACACAAGCGGACGCTGGCGCCATAATAAAGTATAACTGGATTACTTCCCACAGCAACTCTCCGGCTCCTGCAGCGCCTTACAGTCAGCCTTTACTTCTGCTTCAAGCAGCTGGCCGTCATGGCTGAGCTCGAGGTGGCAGCACTCCAGGAACAGCTGCTTCAGCTTCTCGCGCCCCCGCTGTACCCTGGACTTGGCACCGGAATAGGATATCCCCAGGCGCTCGGCAATCTCTTTTTGGCTCACGCCCTCCAGCTCGCTCAGGCGCAGCGCCTCCGCATACTCTACGGGCAGCAGGTTTATCAGCGGCTCCACCAACGCCTCCACTTCCTGCCGGTTTCGCTCCGTTAGGTCCTCCGGTTCGAACAATTCTGCCTCATCTTCCAAGGGTTGTCTTCGGCCATTCTCCCTGAAAAAGTCGTGCACAGTATTACGTGTGACCTGGTAAAGCCAGGCTTTCAGGTGATGCACCTCCTGCAACTGCACGCAGTTCTTGTGTAGTTTCAGGTAGAGCTGCTGTAAAATCTCGTTCGTTTCCTCCTTATCCTTTACACGCTTCTGCACAAAACCTCGCAGCTGCGCCTCGTACGCTAAAAACACAGGAGCCACAGACGCGCAGCTATCCTGCAGCAAATGGGTGGTGGGGTTGATGCAGCAATTCTCCATATTTTATACACCTACGATCTTACTTCTTCTTTCCATCAGGCAAACGTCGCGCCACTGGCCGTGCAGTTGCCCCAGCCGCTCCCGTAAACCTACTATCCTGAACCCGCACTGCTCATGCAGCTTTATACTTGCCTCGTTCTCTTTAAGTATACCTGCCTGCAGGGTCCAGATGCCCGCCAGCTCCGACTCCTGCACCAGCCGCTGCAACAGCAGTCTGCCAATGCCTCTGCCTTTATACTCCGGGTGGATGTACACACTGTCCTCGGCCACGCCGCTGTACACGCACCTGCCCGAAACCGGCGTAAGCGCACCCCAGCCTGCCACAATTCCATCTTCAGCCAGGGCCACCAAGCGACAGCTCTTCATGTACTTGCTGTCCCATTCTTCCCATGCCGGGGCCTTGGTCTCCAGGGTAGCGTTGTTGGTGGCAATTCCTAGTACGTAAATTTCCCTTACCTGCGGGTAGTGCTCCGACAGCATCTCTGT is a window of Pontibacter kalidii DNA encoding:
- a CDS encoding ComEA family DNA-binding protein codes for the protein MRKGFLILCCVLPCLPPLLAQDYPRQNIDLDLLVQELFAEQDDENISYEDLYETLFQYYQRPINLNRTTPEELASLYLLSRPQIVSYFNYLQENGELLSIYELQAIPGFDLPTIYRLLPFVQVRDAGLQADARPLWQRMVGEDNNALILRYERTLQERRGYTSVDTSSRSTTRYLGSPEKLYLRYRISHARDYSFGITAEKDAGEAFTWSPATRRYGFDFYTLHLQLYNKGRFKTIALGDYQLQFGQGLLLSSGYSVGKGGETITTVSRPNLGIRPYSSVLEYAFMRGGAVTYSLGKVDVTAFYSNKLVDANLQAQPDTLDTEQQFFTGIQTTGFHRTPTELANKDAVREQVYGSSAQYRSADKTLSLGITALGTQYNSAIRKAGAPYQRFEFGGTHNYNLGTNYSYTWQNVYLFGETAMSKSGGLGSINGLVANLSRQVEMSMLYRYYARDFHTFYGSAFGEGTRNINEQGFYTGIKIKPFSRWEITAYYDRFRFPWLRYLVDAPSHGEEYLVRLYFRPNRQSSLYAQMRHESKGRNLSGNTTAMDYVAQAARRNYLLYFETSPTRTLNLKTRVQFGTYEQESPQQTGYFVSQDLNFTFDRIRLSTRYALFDTDSYDTRQYAYERDVLYAFSIPAFSGRGTRFYTLLQLRPLRDLDVWVKYGLTHYRDQESIGSGLETIEGPRRSDVKVQVRYKF
- a CDS encoding GNAT family N-acetyltransferase, translated to MKTATQHAVLLTEMLSEHYPQVREIYVLGIATNNATLETKAPAWEEWDSKYMKSCRLVALAEDGIVAGWGALTPVSGRCVYSGVAEDSVYIHPEYKGRGIGRLLLQRLVQESELAGIWTLQAGILKENEASIKLHEQCGFRIVGLRERLGQLHGQWRDVCLMERRSKIVGV
- a CDS encoding SusD/RagB family nutrient-binding outer membrane lipoprotein; this encodes MKKLSIKVLAVLFALSLGSTACDDYLDINVDPNNPPTSTPALTLPAAQGELAYVLGNQFQFLGNFFAQHWTQAGAANQYCDLELYQITSSDYDARVWGELYAGALQDFRFVSEQAQEDGDLSAAAIGRIMEVYTMQVITDAWGDVPYTTALGGLENSNPEYQSQQEIYDLLVVQLDSAMMLIDEGSASEVGNADLVYGGDMDLWRRFANTLKLKIYLRQAYVRPDVAQSGIQALYASGAEFLQMGETGDVEFADQTQNRNPFYQTQVVFRGGVDVVASNTSLNYLQETNDPRINEFYAPAQTGAAAGNFVGVDQGVECTPERTGDQSNTVSKPGPAVASPATAVPFISAAESFFLQAEAVARGWTGGAGGEASELYAQGIRASFDYLGEDVALVDQLLQQPEVAYPVGGDVEAQVEQILTQKWVSFNGVQGFESWTEYRRTGYPSFIEPSAASTLGADLIPKRLVYPNTEAIRNQNYPGLIEINEPVWWDVKD
- the sigZ gene encoding RNA polymerase sigma factor SigZ; this encodes MENCCINPTTHLLQDSCASVAPVFLAYEAQLRGFVQKRVKDKEETNEILQQLYLKLHKNCVQLQEVHHLKAWLYQVTRNTVHDFFRENGRRQPLEDEAELFEPEDLTERNRQEVEALVEPLINLLPVEYAEALRLSELEGVSQKEIAERLGISYSGAKSRVQRGREKLKQLFLECCHLELSHDGQLLEAEVKADCKALQEPESCCGK
- a CDS encoding PorV/PorQ family protein, translating into MRQHLTLILFVVFILWEAGAQAQQLCNFGARAAGMGNASVTVSDVWAVANNTAGIASMAVPAIGGYAENRFGERAFTTVALQAVLPTQKYGTYGLSLSRFGDALFSQQHAGLGVAHKLGQFSLGAKADVWQVAVQGYGSQKTVALSAGMQGEVVPGLYVGAFAYNLNQARMASFEDERLPTVMKAGLSYRPTTHLLLAAETEKSIDHDADFKAGAEYALLQQKFILRSGFSALTGSLSFGAGFKARQLQVDYAFGSTTPIGNSHHLSIGYTFKREGR
- a CDS encoding SusC/RagA family TonB-linked outer membrane protein; its protein translation is MKKVLLLSLMLVLLLPLSGYSQGARTVSGQVTDQESGQALPGVAVIVQGTTVGTTTGANGEYSLNVPADATTLVFRFLGYSQVERQIGNASTINVAMGLDSEQLQEVVVTALGREEEERTLGYATQQVGSEQLTQGRERSVANALQGKVAGVNIQSQGGGPGASTRVVIRGAKSISQSNQALFVIDGIPIDNGSAGTGDDLNAGVDVGNRANDINPDDIESINILKGPAAAALYGARAANGVIMITTKSGRGATKKAEITFLTSYMFEDILRYPELQNRYGQGFFGEPDLLENTSWGPIFTGELLPWGQVIDNQQRVKPYVALEDNIKEFFEYGYNWTNTVSLSGAADNATYYASYSNTQQEGVVPTTEYSRHSLALKGTTKLLNRFNSTASLTYTKSGGDFALTGQGNSVFNQIIQTPRDIPVRELEDLESPFNDEAGFYSPYTINPYWSLRNQTYENEVDRLFGNITIGYDIMEGLNLTYRIGTDFYTDRRKQFMAIRDVEGQNAANNDNGMYLERQIYYREVNSDLILSYNRDLSELLTLDLLIGNNINQRENDDLTAIADALANNEFRSLSNIIGTPLTTSFRDKRRLVGIYGSAKVGYRNFLWLEVTGRNDWSSTLPIADNSFFYPSVNLAFDAAEAFGLAETTPINFAKIRANYANVGNDALPYSTRSVFVSGNISDGFAGTDLNFPFAGLPGFEVSNVIGNENLEPENTSSWEVGADMRFFNERLRLDAAYYNSKSTDQIINVPLSFATGFGSAFLNAATIRNEGIELLVGGIPIEVGDFSWDISVNFTKNENTVEDVAGDNEISLGGLASAALVISEGRPYGTFLAEDYLRDPQGRIVVNASTGRPRLSTEQTYQGTIQPDWQAGLVNTIKYKGLRMSVVFDTRQGGKIYSRTRGTQRFAGTAPETLFNDRQPFIIPNSVVQVGTSDEYIENTTPLTNTNLYEYWGNLPEGTNIIDASFTKLREVSISYQLPTTITEKTFFGNIEVGLSGRNLVLWTPDENTYIDPEVNSFGNGNLQGYEFSSYPSTRSWGANLRVTF
- a CDS encoding immunoglobulin-like domain-containing protein; translation: MKILTKLFMIAILSASALLLSGCEKDDETADISFVTTYPVVSLIGEQWEVLQVGETFTDPGIEAFEGETAIDYTTSGTVDTSVPGVYVLTYTAVNQDGFSASTIRYVGVITPEAAAIDLSGQYQRTAGALGVSTVTRIEPGLYETDNIGGVADPGPATTVRFYHYDVNQLGVPPQDVQGSEFAAVDATVIPGESYSWIVINPGYGTALRTFVKL